CTTCTTGATTTCAAACAAATCTTCTTACATGCCTTTCACATTTGCCCATCCCGCTATACTACTTCCATGGAGAAATTGGTCAGGTAGGTGGGTTTCCTGGACGGGCCTTATCTTGGGGAGCATGTCTCCTGATTTTGAGTATTTCTTGAGAATGCGGGTAGAAAGCAACTACAGTCACACGCTGTCGGGGCTATTGTGGTTTAACCTTCCGCTGCCATTTATCCTGGCCGTGCTGTTCCATATCCTTATTAGAAACCCAACCATAGACCACCTGCCTCACGGGCTTGGTGAAAGGCTAAATAGCTATAAAGACTTCCAGTTTGTACACTACCTAAAAAAGCACTGGCACATTTTTGCTTTGTCAGTAGTGATGGGCAGTTTTTCGCATTTGGCATGGGATGCCTTCACGCACCAACAAGGTTTCTTTGTAGAGCGGTTACCCGTATTGCAATACCATTTCAGTTTCAGGGGTTTCCACTTTCCCGTTTACAAAGTCTTGCAGCACCTGAGCACCGTAGTGGGTTTTGTCTGCATAGGTTATTTTACATGGAAGATGCCTACCAAACCAGTGGAGCCAAGCTTTAGGAAGTTCAGATTCTGGGTTTCTATCGCGGTACTGATGACAGCCATCTTGGTCATCAGGCTCTTAACGGGACTTGCCTTGGAGCAGACGGGGCATTGGATTGCAACCGGCATTTCGGGTGGATGTATTGCTTTGCTAGTCACTTGCTTGTTTGCCAAGGACAAACCTTCACAAAGTACATAAAGCAAAAAACGCCCCTCAGGACTGAGGGGCGTTTTTTGCTAGTTTTCTGGGAAATAGCCCAAAAACGGCTTACCAGATGTGCACGCGTTCAGCGTCTGGGCGGTACATCTTGTTACCCGGTCCGCAGTTGAACGCCTTGTAGAACTGAGGCATGTTGGACAACGGACCATTGATTCTGAACGAGGCAGGTGAATGCGGATCTGTCTGCACTTGTTGACGCAGGAAGTTCTCGGTGGCGTTGGTTCTCCAGATTTGGGCCCAGGCCAGGAAGAACCGCTGCTCTGGCGTGAAGCCGTCAATCTTGTCCACGTTCTTGTTGGCAATGGCTTTCTGCAAGGCCGTGAAGGCAATGTTCAAGCCACCAATATCAGCTATGTTTTCACCCATGGTGAGTTTGCCGTTCACGTAGACGCTATCCAGGGGCTGCATGGCGCTGTACTGGCGGTCTACCATGTCGGTGCGCTGTTTGAACTTGGCCTTGTCCTCGGCGGTCCACCAGTCGCGCAGGTTGCCTTGCGGGTCATACTGGCTGCCCTGGTCGTCAAAGCCGTGGGTAAGTTCATGGCCAATCACGGCGCCCATGCCGCCGTAGTTCACGGCATCATCTGCCTTAGGGTCAAAGAAGGGAGGTTGCAGAATTCCCGCCGGGAACACAATTTCGTTCATGCTGGGGTTGTAGTAAGCGTTCACGGTAGGCGGCGTCATGCCCCATTCCATGCGGTCTACAGGTTTGCCCAGCTTAGAGGTATTCTCCTGGAAGCGCCATTGTGCGGCGTTCATCACGTTGCGCACAAAAGAGGTACGGTCCACTTTCAGGCCTTTGTAGTCTTTCCACTTGTCTGGGTAGCCAATCTTGACGGCAAATGCGTTTAGCTTGCCCATGGCCTGCTGCTTGGTGGCCTCGCTCATCCAGTCAAGGTTCTTCACGTGCTCCTGGAAGGCGGCGCGCAGGTTGTTCACCATCTCCAGAGCCTTGGCCTTGGCCTCAGGACTGAACGTTTTGTCTACGTACGCCTGTCCCAGCGCCTCGCCAATGTTACGGTCGGTTACACCCAAAACGCGTTTCCAGCGGGGCTGCATGGTTTTGGCACCACTCAGGAATTTGTTATAGAAGTTGAAGTTCTCCTGCACGAAGGCCTGCGGCAGGTAAGTAGAGTAGCTTCGGGCAAGGTTCCAGCGCAGATAGTTCTTCCAGTCTTGGGTAGGCACCGAGGCCAGCATGGCGCTGGTTTCCTTTAAATATTCCGGCTGCCCTACCACCACTTCGGTAGCGCTGCCCACGCTCAGGTTCTTTAACAAGGTAGACCAGTTGTAGTTGGGTGCCAGCTTCTGAAGCTGCGCAATGGTCATTTTATTGTAGGTGGCATACGGATCACGTTGCTGCACCCGGGTCATGGACGCCTTGGCCATGCGCGTTTCCAGAGCCATGATGGTGGCGGCGTTTTTAGCGGCAGTGGCGGCGTTGTCACCCATGAGCTGCAGCATGTTGGCAATGTGCTTCTGGTACTCCTCCCGGATGGTTTTAGAACGGGCATCTGTGTTCAGGTAATAGTCACGGTCTGGCAGGCCCAGGCCGCCCTGGTTCAGGTTAACCACGTTCTGGGTGCTGTTCTTGTCGTCTTGTCCCACGTACAGATTGAACAAGCCACCCGTGCCAATGGTCTTCAGGTAAGCAAAAGTCTGCAACAAGCTGGCTCTATCTTTAATGCCGTTGATGCGGGTGAGTTCCATGCGCAGCGGTGACAGACCAGCTTTCTCAATAGCGGCGGAGTCCATGCCGGCGGCGTAGAAATCACCTACCAGTTGCACGCTGGAGCCCTGGGGGGCATTGGTACTGGCCACGGCGGCATTCACTACAGAACGCAAGGCCGCGTTGTTCTGATCACCTAGCTCATTAAAACTACCCCAGCGGCTTTCTGAAGCCGGAATAGGATTGTTCTTGAGCCAACCACCGTTGGCAAACTTGTTGAAGTCCTCGCACGGAGAAACCGAGCGGTCCAGGTTTTCCATCTTGAGACCAATGCCGGCCACGCTGGCCTCCATCTCTGTCTCTGTGGTAGCCGAAGCAGTGGTTGTTTGCGTTGTGGACGTCTGCTGCACCGCTGCCGGTTTGCTGCAGCCCACGGCCATGACCCCGGTAAGGGCGGTGGCCAGCCAAAGCGTATTGGTTTTTTTCATATAAGTAGGTTGTATGGTGTGAATACTACACGGGAGACGTGCGCCTCCTTTACATGTAAAGAAGTATACGTAGAACTGTCCGTTGTGTAATGATAACCGTTTTTAGCCTGTTTTTCAGGAATTAGCCCTAAAAGGGTGCGTGGTCCGTTTCCCGCACCTCATAGAAGGTGGCAAAATGCTTGGGAAAGAAGGGCAGCCCCTGCGCCTGGGCGTACACTTTGGTGAAGGCCGCGCCAAAAAACAGAATCATGGCAGAATAGAAAATGAACAGCAGCAGTACCACCACAGACCCAGACGTGGAATACAAAGACCCCAGACCGCTTTTCACCAACACCTGCCCCAGAATGAGTTTCCCAATCAGGAAGAGCACGGCCGTCACCACGGCCCCAAGGCCAATGGCGCGGCGGTCAATGTACGCGTAGGGCAGAAACTTGAAGATGATGGCAAACCACATCGTCTCAATGAGCAGACCCACCAGCCGGTTGGCGCCCTGTACCAGATGCAGCTGCGTGCTCTCATCCAGAAGGGAGTAATGGTCATTTAAAAACGCAAAAGCCGTCTCCACGGATAGGGTAGCCAGAAACAAAAGCCCGCTGGAAAAGATGATGAGCAGCGCCCTGAACCGGTTCCGGACGGCGGCCCGCAAATGCTGCTGCCCCTTGGCGCGCACGCTCCAGAGCTGGTTGATGGAATTCTGGATGACGCCAAAGAGCGTAGTGGCCACAAACGTCAGGAACAAGAAACTGAAGGCCGCCGCCCAGCCGTTGCCCTGCAAATTCAGGAAGTTGATGAGAATGAGCTCCACCTGCCCTGCCACGTTCTCACCCATGATGTTGGCCATTTTCTGGAAAAGCTCCCCGGTGATGAGTGCGTTGTTGAACATCATGCCCAGCACCGAGATGAGCAGAATCAAAATAGGAGGCAGCGCAAACAACGTAAAAAAGGCCGCCGAAGAAGCCAGCCGCAACGGATCATTGCGTCTAAACAGCAGAAAAGCTTCCTTTAAAAGCCGCAAAAACGGCTGTACTCTTTTGGCAAGCGGCAACGGGGAAGGTGCAATCATGAAGGGGAAATACGTAATAAAATCGTTTTTAGGCTGATTTCTGGAAAATACGGCAAAAACGGCTACCGGTGGCGGGCCATGACTTTCAGTTGCAGACGCACAATGTCGCCCATGGATTGGCATTGCAGAAAAGCCTTGTTTTGGTGGTGCTTAGCCAGTTCTTTCTTCAGCTGGCTTATTTTCTCTGGCGTGGAGATGGTGTCTTTGCGCATGCAGTCCACCAGGTCTTTAAGCCGATAGCGGTCTGAGCGTAGACGCCGGAAAAGCAGGGTGCGTTCTTCATTCTGGTATTGCTTGATGGTCTCGGCGGGCAGCCACTCAGTGCACAGGGCCACAATGGGATTGTTTTCTTTGAAGAACTGCGGCAGGTACATGGTCTTGCGGCCTTCGTAACATTCCTGGTCAAAGTCAATGGGCCGCACACGGTACTGCTCCTCTTCAAAGTCTGGGGTGATGTCAATGACGTAGTTGTAGGAGCGCATATCGCCTAACAAAACAGAGAAGCAGCGTTCATTGAACTTCACAAACTCTTTGGCAATGCGCACTTTGTTGAGTGTGGGCCGGTCCAGGTAATGCTTGATGAACTCGTCGCCGGGAATGCCCGCAATGTGCTCTTCAATCAAAGAATCCCCGTGCACCAAATAACTGATGCGGTTAGGCGACAGAATATGCTCCAGTTCCAGGCCGTAGACGCGGGAGGCATCTGCTTTTTTGAAGTAAAAATAGTCAAAGTTGTCATTGAGCAAATTCACCACCCGTATTCTGAAGGGGTTGGAATTCCCGAAGGAACAGTAATCTACCCGCTCCACAGAGAGGTGCTCCATTACGCTCAGGTCACCGTCGGTTTTGAGTTGCACGTAGATGCGGGTGAGGCCGTCAAAGATCTCCTGCATCTGGCTCTGGTCATAGATGACAGACTCCCAGAGCGTGTCCTGGCCATGGCGGTCGTAGAGCGGGAAGGAGTCTACGTAGCGCATCATGTCCTGGTACGTGACGGGCAGCGGGGCCTCGCGGTCATATTCCCGCAGGTATTTGCGCAGGCCTTCCTGTATGGGATAGAAATGCTTTTTCTTGGAGATGTTGTTGAGGTTGTTGCTATCTACTTCCATGGTTACAGCAGTTCTTTGGCGGGGTCCCAGAAACGCTTGGCAAAGTCCACCACCTGATCGTCTTTCACTTCTACGCCCTCCTTCTCCAGGTTCTCTTGCATGGCGTTGGCGTGTGCAAAGTGTTGTTTGCCGGTGAGCATGCCGTTTCTGTTCACTACCCGGTAGGCGGGTATGCCGTGCTGGGCGTGCGAGGCAATGAGCGCCCAGCCCACCATTCTGGCAGAACCTTTAGCCCCCAGATACGCCGCAATGGCGCCGTAAGACGTGACCCGGCCCGGCGGAATGAGTTTGACCACTTCATGCACGTCTTTGAAGAAATTAGTTTTGCGTTGCTCAGCGTCTGTTTTTGGCATGGCAGATGAGTTATGAGGCCTAAGTACGTAAATTTCAAGACACAGGAGAACCAGAATTATTTCTCTAGGCGGTTTAAACCTTGCGCGCCTATTGTTGTCTATACAATATTACCAGGCCGTGACACAATAATTTACCATGCGCCCGTTGAACGTGTAGGAGTTTTTTCTCTTGCCACCATTGTAACTGTACGCAATAAGACTGCCCCCATCTCTGCGCCATGAAAAAAATCAGGTTCCTTTCCTCTTCTACCCTGCCAGAAAGCGCTTGCCGCGTTTCTTCCGTCGGCTTGGCCGGCTTTTCTGTTTTGCTGGTAGCCTTCAAAGAAATTTTCCTGTTTTCTTTGCACCGCAGAGAGGTAACCCAGACGCATGGATCACTTTCTTAACCGGTAATGCCCTGGGGCCGGGAACCTGATGATTTTATTCAGGTGTTACCGCTCCATTGCCCGCTGCCTTAGAAGTATTTAAAACCTAAACTACCTCAGTGCTCCGGCCCTGACACACCTATCACACTCTATTACAGTATATGAAAATCAAGCACATCGTTTACACTCTCCTGATTCTGGGTTTTGGAGCCTTGGTATATTATAGAATTTCGGCAAACAAAGAATTGGCAGGTGCAGGCGGCGGCCCAGGTGGCAGTGGAAAACCGGGTGCCGGCGGTCCCGGAGGTGGGAAAGGCGGCCCAGGTGGCGGTGGCGGAATGCCCATGCGCGTGAGCGGCATAGTGGTAGCCCCGCAGCAATTCGCCAACTCCCTGCAAGTGACCGGTTCCATTGAAGCCAATGAGCAAGTAGAGATCAGAGGCCAGGTTTCTGGTTTGGTGCGCAGCATCTCGTTCCAGGAGGGCAGCAATGTGAGCAAGGGCCAGACTCTGGTGAAAATTGACGACTCTGAACTACGTGCCCAACTGGCCCAGGCACAGACTAAACGCTCACTTACCGCAGAAAATGAGCGCAGAGCCCGCCTCTTGTTGGAAAAAGAAGCCATCAGCCGGGAAGAATATGACGTAGCCCGCGCCGACCTCAGAACTGCCCAGGCTCAGATTCAACTCATTCAGGCCCAGATTGCCAAAACCACCATCAAAGCGCCTTTCTCAGGTAAAGTAGGTTTACGCTCTATTTCGGTGGGTTCTTTCCTGTCGCCAGAGACGGTAGTCGCCAATTTGGTGAGCATCAATCCTATAAAAATCTCGTTCTCAGTGCCTGAAAAATACGCCAACTCTGTGCGTACCAACACGCAGATTCAATTCACGGTGGCGGGTTCTAATGAGAAATACACGGCTACGGTATACGCCATTGAGCCCGGCATTGAAGCCACCACCCGCACATTGCAGTTGCGCGCCCGGGCCAACAACGCCAACGGCGAGCTACGTCCAGGTTCCTTTGCCAACGTAGTGCTGCCCCTTACCACTATCAATGACGCCATCTTAATCCCTACGGAGGCCGTGGTACCGGTACAGAACGGCAAGAAGGTGTTTGTCTCTGAAGGCGGCAAGGCCAAGGAAGTCATGATTGAAACCACCACCCGTACAGAAAAAGAACTTCTGGTTACCTCTGGTTTAAGCGCCGGCGACACCGTGCTCACCACCGGGGTCATGTCCTTGAAAGCGGGAAGCCCCGTGCGTGTAGCCATAGCCAAGAACTAAATCATTTCAGCATATGAGTTTATCCACCACCAGTATTAAACGGCCGGTTTTTACCATCGTGCTCAACTTGCTCCTCATGCTGTTTGGGGTGATTGGGTACACGTTTCTGGGCGTACGCGAGTATCCGTCCATTGACCCGGCCATTGTGTCTGTGCGTACCAGCTACTCTGGTGCCAACTCAGACATCATTGAATCCCAGATCACCGAACCCCTGGAGAAAGCCATCAACTCCATTGACGGTATCCGTAACATTTCCTCTACCAGTAACCAGGGTTCCAGCAACATCAACATTGAGTTCAACCTGGAGAAAAACCTGGAAGAGGCTGCCAATGACGTGCGGGACAAGGTATCACAGGCCGTAAGAAGCTTGCCAGATGACTTGGACTCGCCGCCGGTGGTGTCCAAAGCCGATGCCGACTCTGAGCCCATCATCACCATGACCGTGCGCAGTGCCACCCGTGACGCTCTGCAACTGTCAGACTACGCAGAAAACGTAATTTCCCAGCGTCTGCAGACCATACCCGGCGTGAGTAGCGTCCAGATCTGGGGGCAGAAACGCTATGCCATGCGCCTGTGGCTGGACCCTATGAAACTGGCTTCTTATGGCTTAACGGTGTCTGACGTACGCACGGCCCTCAACCGCCAGAACGTAGAATTGCCCACCGGTAAGGTAAGCGGCAGCAACACAGAATTAACGGTAAGAACTCTGGGCAACTTGTCCAATCAGGAACAGTTCAACAACCTGATCATTGCCTCTGAAGGAGAAAAAATCACCCGTTTCAGTGACATTGGCCGCGCTGAGTTAGGACCAGAGAACCTGGAAACCAAGATGACCGAATCTGGCACGCCCATGGTGGGCATGGCCATCATTCCGCAGCCGGGAACCAACTACCTGGAGATTGCCGGCAACTTCTATGAGCAATTTGAAAAACTGAAGACTGAACTGCCCAAAGACCTGGAGCTGGACATTGTCATGGACAACACCGTCTTCATCAAGAAATCAGTGACTGAGGTGGCCGAGACCATTTTGATCGCTTTGATTCTGGTAATTTTAATCATCTACCTGTTCTTCCGGGACTGGGGCATCGCGTTCCGACCTTTGATTGATATTCCGGTGTCTTTGATTGCCACCTTCTTTATTATGTACCTGGCGGGCTTCTCCATCAACGTACTCACGCTTTTGGCCATCGTGCTAGCTACCGGTCTGGTAGTGGATGACGGTATTGTGGTCACGGAAAACATCTACAAAAAGGTAGAGGAAGGGATGTCTCCTATTGAGGCGGCCATCAAAGGTTCCAATGAAATTTTCATGGCGGTTATCTCCATCTCCATCACGCTGGCGGCGGTGTTCTTGCCCGTGATTTTCCTGGAAGGCTTTGTAGGCCGACTGTTCAGGGAATTTGGCGTGGTGATTGGGGCGGCGGTATTGATCTCTGCCTTCGTGTCTTTGACCTTGACCCCTATGCTGAACGCCTACCTGATGAAAGGCGGCGAGCAGAAGAAATCCAGGTTCTACAACTGGACCGAGCCTATGTTCCAGCGCATGAACTCTGGCTACGCCGAGGCGCTGGCTGGTTTCATGAAACGCAAGTGGTTGAGCTTCCCTATTATTCTGGCGTGTCTGGGCATGACGGTGCTGTTCTATAACGTCCTGCAAAAAGAAACCGCTCCCTATGATGACCGAAGCATGCTACGCGTGTCTGCCACTGCCCCAGAAGGTGCCTCTTATGAGTACATGGACCGTTTCATGACCGAATTATCTGCCCTGGTAGATGACTCTATTCCGGAGAAGCAGGTGAACCTGGTGATTACTTCGCCGGGCTTTGGTTCCAGCTCTGTGAACAGCGGTATGATGCGCATTGCCTTAAAACAACCAGAAGAACGGGAGCGCACTCAGAAAGAGATAGCAGACCACCTGTCTAAGCTTACCAGAAAATACCCTGAGGCCCGAACCAACGTCATTCAGCAGCCTACCATCTCAGTGAACCGCCGCGGAGGCCAGCCTATCCAGTACATCATTCAGGCGCCTAACTTTGAGAAACTGCAGGAGAAAATCCCGTTGTTCATGGAAGCGGTGAGCCAGGATCCCATCTTCACGCAGGCAGATGTCAACCTCAAGTTCAACAAGCCTGAGATCAACATCACCATTGACCGGGAGAAGGCGCAAAGCCTGGGCATCTCGGTGATTGACATTGCCCAGACCTTGCAATTATCTTTGAGCGGACAGCGCTTCGGGTATTTCTTGATGAACGGCCGTCAGTACCAGGTCATGGGTCAGTTTGACCGCCAGGACCGCGATGACCCCATGGATTTGACGTCTTTGTTTGTGCGCAGTTCTACTGGCCAGTTGATTCAGTTGGACAACCTGGTAACCATGGAAGAACGCAGCAGCCCGCCCCAGTTGTATCACAACAATCGCTACCTCTCAGCCACGGTGTCAGCGGGACTGGCGCCGGGTAAAAGCATTGGGGATGGCATTGAGGCCATGGATGCCATCAAAGAAAAAGTGTTAGATGAGAGCTTCTCCACAGATTTGGGCGGTGAGTCCCGTGACTTCGTGGAAAGTGGGTCCAATACGTCCTTCGCCTTCGGCCTGGCTTTGCTGTTGATCTACCTGATTCTGGCGGCGCAGTTTGAGAGCTTCATAGATCCGTTCATCATCATCTTGACGGTTCCTATGGCGGTGGCCGGAGCCATGCTGTCCTTGTGGCTGTTTGGCCAGACCTGGAACATCTTCAGCCAGATTGGCACCATCATGCTCATTGGCCTGGTGACCAAGAATGGTATTTTGATTGTGGAATTCGCTAACCAGCTCAGGGAGGAAGGCAAGCCTAGAATGGAAGCCATCTTAGAAGCCTCTGAAGCCCGTCTGCGCCCTATTTTAATGACGTCGCTGGCCATTGCCCTGGGTGCTTTGCCTATTGCCCTGGCCTTGGGAGCAGCGGCGCAGAGCCGGATGGGCATGGGGATTGTGATTGTGGGCGGTACCATCTTCTCCCTCATCCTTACCTTGTTCATCATTCCGGCTATCTATTCCATGTGGTCTAAGGAGCGCAAGCACCATCCAGAGTTTGACCATATTGAAGAGTACGAGCAAGCCGTGGCCCATTAATTTTCTGCATGATATCTCATTCAATGACACTATATAAAAAAGGGGTCTTTGCCTTGGCGCTGCTTCTCGGTTTTCTGGGAGCAGGCCAAGCCGAAGCCCAGGAACTACTCACGCTGGAAGACGCGGTAAAGATTGCCCTGGAGCGCAACTACAACATCAAGCTGTCTGCCAATGACACAGAGATTGCCAAAAATAACGTAAGCCGGGGCAATGCGGGCATGTTGCCGGCGGTGACGGGTACCATCACCAACAACAACACCCTCCAGAACAGCTCCCAGACCCGGGCAGACGGGCAGGTGAATGAAGTGAACTGGGGCCGCGGCTCCACCCTGAACTACGGCGTAGGCCTGACCTGGACCGTGTTTGATGGTTTTGCCATGTTTGCCCGCTATGAGCAGCTGCAGGAACTACAGAAACTCGGCGAAGCCAATCTGCAGCAGGCGGTTCTTACCACCGTAGGCGATGTGATGGGCACTTACTTTGAACTGACCCAGCAACAGGCTCAGCTACAGGCCTATGACACCGCCATTGTCATCTCCAGACTACGCGTAGAAACCGCCCGAAACCGTTTTGAGATTGGCAAGGCCGCCCGCTTGGAGCTGCTCAACGCCCAGGTAGACTTTAACACAGACACCACCAACCTGTTACGCCAGAAGAACCTGTACAGGAACACCCAGATACGTTTGAACCAGATCATGGCCCGCGATGTAAATGCTACCTTTAGGGTCACGGATAATTTTGACATTGACGGCAACCTAACATTGGGGCAACTGTCTAACCAGGCGCAAGAGCAAAACCCCAGCGTAAAAGCGGCCATCCTGAACAGGCGCATTGCTGAACTGCAAGCCGACCAGGTACGGGCAGCCCGTCTCCCTACCGTTAACCTGAACACGGGCTACAACTTCAACCGAAACAGATCTGCCCTGGGCTTTAGTACTTTGTCTACAGGCAACGGACTCAACTATGGCGCTTCGGCTTCAGTGAACATCTTCAATGGGTTTAACCAACGCAGAAACGAGCAAAATGCCAGCATTCAGGTACAGAGCGCGCAGCTGCAGATTGAACAGGTGAACCAAGAGATATCAGCGCAGCTGGCAGCGGCCTATCAGACGTATTTGACCAACCTGACGCTGGTGCGCCTGGAAGAGAACAACCGCCGCATAGCCCGCCAGAACCTGGACATTACCCTGGAGAAGTACCGCCTGGGCAGCATTACCACGGTAGAAGTGCGCGATGCCCAACTCAACTACGTAAACGCCACCGTGCGCTACAGCAATGCCCAATACCAGGCCAAGCTAGGTGAAATTGGCCTACGGGAGATCGCCGGCAACCTGACCTTGTAAAACCGTCTACATTCTGAAAACCGTTTTTAGGCTATTTCCAAGAAAACAACCCAAAAACGATAAACCAAATAAAAAGCCCCAGCGAAAACGTTGGGGCTTTTTATTTACGCTATGGCCTTGTGAGCTTCTCTTAGTTGCTTCACACGTTCTTCAAACAGCGGCGGAGTTTCTTCCTTGGCCGCCACTTCATCAAACAGCTCCATAAGTTCTGGCTCATGCGTGGCACGCGCGGTCTTGCGCACGTCTATGTACACAAACTTCGTCCAGAGGACGGCCTTCAGCTTTTCCTTTTTCTCATCCAACATCACGTGCTCCACTAACATGCTGGAATCTGACACCGCTCTGATGCTGGTTTGAATGGTCACCAACTCCCGTACCATTGCAGGGTGCAGGTACACGATCTGGTTCTGGCCCACCACCCAGGCGCGACCGGTCTTCCGGAAGAAGGCGTGAATGTCCAATCCATAGGCTTCCTCTACCTGGTCTTCGCGGGCGTTCTGGAAGTAGTTGAGAAAGGCGCTGTTGTTCAGGTGCCCAAACGGATCACAATGGTCAAACCTTATGCGGGTCTGGCTTT
The nucleotide sequence above comes from Nibribacter ruber. Encoded proteins:
- a CDS encoding DUF4184 family protein, producing MPFTFAHPAILLPWRNWSGRWVSWTGLILGSMSPDFEYFLRMRVESNYSHTLSGLLWFNLPLPFILAVLFHILIRNPTIDHLPHGLGERLNSYKDFQFVHYLKKHWHIFALSVVMGSFSHLAWDAFTHQQGFFVERLPVLQYHFSFRGFHFPVYKVLQHLSTVVGFVCIGYFTWKMPTKPVEPSFRKFRFWVSIAVLMTAILVIRLLTGLALEQTGHWIATGISGGCIALLVTCLFAKDKPSQST
- a CDS encoding M13 family metallopeptidase, with the translated sequence MKKTNTLWLATALTGVMAVGCSKPAAVQQTSTTQTTTASATTETEMEASVAGIGLKMENLDRSVSPCEDFNKFANGGWLKNNPIPASESRWGSFNELGDQNNAALRSVVNAAVASTNAPQGSSVQLVGDFYAAGMDSAAIEKAGLSPLRMELTRINGIKDRASLLQTFAYLKTIGTGGLFNLYVGQDDKNSTQNVVNLNQGGLGLPDRDYYLNTDARSKTIREEYQKHIANMLQLMGDNAATAAKNAATIMALETRMAKASMTRVQQRDPYATYNKMTIAQLQKLAPNYNWSTLLKNLSVGSATEVVVGQPEYLKETSAMLASVPTQDWKNYLRWNLARSYSTYLPQAFVQENFNFYNKFLSGAKTMQPRWKRVLGVTDRNIGEALGQAYVDKTFSPEAKAKALEMVNNLRAAFQEHVKNLDWMSEATKQQAMGKLNAFAVKIGYPDKWKDYKGLKVDRTSFVRNVMNAAQWRFQENTSKLGKPVDRMEWGMTPPTVNAYYNPSMNEIVFPAGILQPPFFDPKADDAVNYGGMGAVIGHELTHGFDDQGSQYDPQGNLRDWWTAEDKAKFKQRTDMVDRQYSAMQPLDSVYVNGKLTMGENIADIGGLNIAFTALQKAIANKNVDKIDGFTPEQRFFLAWAQIWRTNATENFLRQQVQTDPHSPASFRINGPLSNMPQFYKAFNCGPGNKMYRPDAERVHIW
- a CDS encoding YihY/virulence factor BrkB family protein, producing MIAPSPLPLAKRVQPFLRLLKEAFLLFRRNDPLRLASSAAFFTLFALPPILILLISVLGMMFNNALITGELFQKMANIMGENVAGQVELILINFLNLQGNGWAAAFSFLFLTFVATTLFGVIQNSINQLWSVRAKGQQHLRAAVRNRFRALLIIFSSGLLFLATLSVETAFAFLNDHYSLLDESTQLHLVQGANRLVGLLIETMWFAIIFKFLPYAYIDRRAIGLGAVVTAVLFLIGKLILGQVLVKSGLGSLYSTSGSVVVLLLFIFYSAMILFFGAAFTKVYAQAQGLPFFPKHFATFYEVRETDHAPF
- a CDS encoding MGMT family protein; amino-acid sequence: MPKTDAEQRKTNFFKDVHEVVKLIPPGRVTSYGAIAAYLGAKGSARMVGWALIASHAQHGIPAYRVVNRNGMLTGKQHFAHANAMQENLEKEGVEVKDDQVVDFAKRFWDPAKELL
- a CDS encoding efflux RND transporter periplasmic adaptor subunit; protein product: MKIKHIVYTLLILGFGALVYYRISANKELAGAGGGPGGSGKPGAGGPGGGKGGPGGGGGMPMRVSGIVVAPQQFANSLQVTGSIEANEQVEIRGQVSGLVRSISFQEGSNVSKGQTLVKIDDSELRAQLAQAQTKRSLTAENERRARLLLEKEAISREEYDVARADLRTAQAQIQLIQAQIAKTTIKAPFSGKVGLRSISVGSFLSPETVVANLVSINPIKISFSVPEKYANSVRTNTQIQFTVAGSNEKYTATVYAIEPGIEATTRTLQLRARANNANGELRPGSFANVVLPLTTINDAILIPTEAVVPVQNGKKVFVSEGGKAKEVMIETTTRTEKELLVTSGLSAGDTVLTTGVMSLKAGSPVRVAIAKN
- a CDS encoding efflux RND transporter permease subunit gives rise to the protein MSLSTTSIKRPVFTIVLNLLLMLFGVIGYTFLGVREYPSIDPAIVSVRTSYSGANSDIIESQITEPLEKAINSIDGIRNISSTSNQGSSNINIEFNLEKNLEEAANDVRDKVSQAVRSLPDDLDSPPVVSKADADSEPIITMTVRSATRDALQLSDYAENVISQRLQTIPGVSSVQIWGQKRYAMRLWLDPMKLASYGLTVSDVRTALNRQNVELPTGKVSGSNTELTVRTLGNLSNQEQFNNLIIASEGEKITRFSDIGRAELGPENLETKMTESGTPMVGMAIIPQPGTNYLEIAGNFYEQFEKLKTELPKDLELDIVMDNTVFIKKSVTEVAETILIALILVILIIYLFFRDWGIAFRPLIDIPVSLIATFFIMYLAGFSINVLTLLAIVLATGLVVDDGIVVTENIYKKVEEGMSPIEAAIKGSNEIFMAVISISITLAAVFLPVIFLEGFVGRLFREFGVVIGAAVLISAFVSLTLTPMLNAYLMKGGEQKKSRFYNWTEPMFQRMNSGYAEALAGFMKRKWLSFPIILACLGMTVLFYNVLQKETAPYDDRSMLRVSATAPEGASYEYMDRFMTELSALVDDSIPEKQVNLVITSPGFGSSSVNSGMMRIALKQPEERERTQKEIADHLSKLTRKYPEARTNVIQQPTISVNRRGGQPIQYIIQAPNFEKLQEKIPLFMEAVSQDPIFTQADVNLKFNKPEINITIDREKAQSLGISVIDIAQTLQLSLSGQRFGYFLMNGRQYQVMGQFDRQDRDDPMDLTSLFVRSSTGQLIQLDNLVTMEERSSPPQLYHNNRYLSATVSAGLAPGKSIGDGIEAMDAIKEKVLDESFSTDLGGESRDFVESGSNTSFAFGLALLLIYLILAAQFESFIDPFIIILTVPMAVAGAMLSLWLFGQTWNIFSQIGTIMLIGLVTKNGILIVEFANQLREEGKPRMEAILEASEARLRPILMTSLAIALGALPIALALGAAAQSRMGMGIVIVGGTIFSLILTLFIIPAIYSMWSKERKHHPEFDHIEEYEQAVAH
- a CDS encoding TolC family protein: MALLLGFLGAGQAEAQELLTLEDAVKIALERNYNIKLSANDTEIAKNNVSRGNAGMLPAVTGTITNNNTLQNSSQTRADGQVNEVNWGRGSTLNYGVGLTWTVFDGFAMFARYEQLQELQKLGEANLQQAVLTTVGDVMGTYFELTQQQAQLQAYDTAIVISRLRVETARNRFEIGKAARLELLNAQVDFNTDTTNLLRQKNLYRNTQIRLNQIMARDVNATFRVTDNFDIDGNLTLGQLSNQAQEQNPSVKAAILNRRIAELQADQVRAARLPTVNLNTGYNFNRNRSALGFSTLSTGNGLNYGASASVNIFNGFNQRRNEQNASIQVQSAQLQIEQVNQEISAQLAAAYQTYLTNLTLVRLEENNRRIARQNLDITLEKYRLGSITTVEVRDAQLNYVNATVRYSNAQYQAKLGEIGLREIAGNLTL
- a CDS encoding acyl-CoA thioesterase, with translation MIESATSPRPVVLESQTRIRFDHCDPFGHLNNSAFLNYFQNAREDQVEEAYGLDIHAFFRKTGRAWVVGQNQIVYLHPAMVRELVTIQTSIRAVSDSSMLVEHVMLDEKKEKLKAVLWTKFVYIDVRKTARATHEPELMELFDEVAAKEETPPLFEERVKQLREAHKAIA